A genomic window from Sulfurospirillum diekertiae includes:
- the purE gene encoding 5-(carboxyamino)imidazole ribonucleotide mutase, with amino-acid sequence MKFVSIIMGSKSDFTVMEECAKTLEKFGVLHEIIVSSAHRSPERTHEYVKNAEAKGAKVFIAAAGMAAHLAGVVASLTTKPVIGVPMKGGVMEGMDALLSTVQMPGGMPVGTVAIGSAGAINSAYLAMEILALADEELAAKLKEDRILKAKKVETDSMGIEVIL; translated from the coding sequence GTGAAGTTCGTTTCTATTATAATGGGAAGCAAAAGTGATTTTACTGTGATGGAAGAGTGTGCAAAAACACTGGAAAAATTTGGCGTATTGCATGAGATTATCGTCTCTTCCGCACACCGAAGTCCAGAGAGAACCCATGAGTATGTTAAAAATGCGGAAGCTAAAGGGGCAAAAGTCTTTATTGCCGCAGCAGGTATGGCAGCACATTTAGCAGGTGTGGTAGCCTCTCTTACGACCAAACCCGTCATTGGTGTTCCAATGAAAGGCGGCGTTATGGAAGGTATGGATGCTCTTTTAAGCACCGTTCAGATGCCAGGTGGAATGCCTGTAGGAACGGTAGCGATTGGCTCAGCAGGCGCTATTAACAGTGCCTATTTAGCGATGGAAATTCTAGCCCTTGCTGATGAAGAATTGGCGGCGAAACTCAAAGAAGATCGTATTTTAAAAGCAAAAAAAGTTGAAACAGATTCTATGGGTATTGAAGTTATCTTATAA
- a CDS encoding peptidase U32 family protein — MSNVELLSPAGNFEKLKIALAYGADAVYAGVSHFSLRIRSGKEFTYESFEEAINYTHARGKHLHATINGFPFNAQIPLLEKHIERVAAMKPDAFIVAAPGVIKLARKIAPLIPIHLSTQANVLSYLDAEVYSDMGVKRIIAAREVSLKDLEQIKKHLPHLELEVFVHGSMCFAYSGRCLISSVQSGRVSNRGSCANDCRFPYTLYAHNEESGTLFRIEESVEGTHIMNAKDLNLSAHVKEILDSGVIDSLKIEGRTKSSYYVGITTKTYRQAIEDYYAGQFDASKYTAELDTTKNRGFSDGYLVNRPFEKNDTQNLAHSISEGTHQVVAQVDEDGATCLCKDVLSLHVNYDLVMPTHLKIEAMENDIGTIFEEDGSWKISFKKLQTPSGKLFDEIHSGNVNAIVLPTTLPGFTFLRVKIKG, encoded by the coding sequence GTGTCAAACGTCGAACTGCTTTCTCCTGCTGGAAATTTTGAAAAGTTAAAAATAGCGCTGGCGTATGGCGCGGATGCCGTGTATGCAGGGGTGAGTCACTTCTCCCTTCGCATAAGGTCTGGCAAAGAGTTTACCTATGAGAGTTTTGAAGAGGCGATCAATTATACGCATGCACGAGGAAAACATTTGCATGCTACCATCAATGGCTTTCCTTTCAACGCGCAAATTCCTCTTCTTGAAAAGCACATTGAGCGTGTGGCAGCGATGAAACCCGATGCGTTTATTGTGGCCGCTCCTGGTGTGATTAAACTGGCACGTAAAATTGCGCCTCTGATTCCTATCCATCTTTCAACCCAAGCGAATGTTTTAAGTTACCTTGATGCTGAAGTCTATTCTGATATGGGAGTGAAGCGTATTATCGCGGCACGCGAAGTGAGTTTGAAAGATTTGGAACAGATCAAAAAGCATCTGCCGCATTTGGAACTGGAAGTGTTTGTTCATGGTTCAATGTGTTTTGCCTATAGTGGTCGCTGTTTGATCAGTTCGGTGCAAAGTGGACGTGTCTCCAACCGTGGAAGCTGCGCCAATGACTGCCGTTTCCCCTATACCCTTTATGCACATAACGAAGAGAGTGGAACGCTGTTTCGTATTGAAGAAAGCGTTGAGGGCACGCACATTATGAATGCGAAAGACCTCAATCTAAGCGCGCATGTCAAAGAAATCTTAGACTCAGGTGTCATTGATTCATTGAAAATCGAAGGGCGAACGAAGAGTTCGTATTACGTAGGAATTACGACTAAAACGTATCGTCAAGCGATTGAGGATTATTATGCCGGTCAATTTGATGCGAGCAAATACACGGCAGAGCTCGATACCACCAAAAACAGAGGGTTTAGCGATGGCTATTTGGTGAACCGTCCGTTTGAAAAAAATGACACGCAAAATTTAGCGCACTCGATCAGCGAAGGCACGCACCAAGTGGTTGCGCAAGTGGACGAAGATGGTGCAACGTGTCTTTGTAAGGATGTTTTATCTTTACATGTAAACTATGATTTGGTCATGCCAACCCATCTCAAAATTGAAGCGATGGAGAATGACATCGGTACTATTTTTGAAGAGGATGGTTCTTGGAAAATAAGCTTTAAAAAACTTCAAACGCCTAGTGGCAAACTGTTTGATGAGATACACAGCGGCAATGTCAATGCGATTGTCTTGCCCACAACCCTTCCAGGGTTCACATTTTTAAGAGTAAAGATAAAAGGATAA
- a CDS encoding chemotaxis protein translates to MTQEELDALMAGDLDEMDETAPQEESIAQEEETEGSTALNEQEEHDKATTQMMNEYRTSSTMSWPPPPPTDDHKMVHQLDDVTKDSEIKATQVFDKLEIVNNFMLSAEDNAKEVIKLIESNITLFETLVSKFPKIDQFQKALDDNKGMKERVEDLLMNAQMAEDEIMMTMDIMQYQDIHRQKIERVINVMRALSKYMSALFEGSKDDTNRVSSAVHIHGDTTTEDVVSNEDIEALIASLGKK, encoded by the coding sequence ATGACGCAAGAGGAACTTGATGCTTTGATGGCGGGCGATTTAGACGAAATGGACGAAACTGCACCCCAAGAGGAGAGCATCGCCCAAGAAGAAGAGACAGAGGGGAGTACTGCTTTAAATGAACAAGAAGAGCATGACAAAGCTACGACCCAAATGATGAATGAATATAGAACATCATCCACAATGTCTTGGCCACCACCACCACCAACAGATGATCACAAAATGGTACATCAATTGGATGATGTGACCAAAGACTCTGAAATTAAAGCAACTCAGGTATTTGATAAACTTGAAATCGTCAATAATTTTATGCTGAGTGCAGAAGATAATGCGAAAGAGGTCATTAAACTCATTGAATCTAATATAACGCTTTTTGAAACATTGGTATCAAAATTTCCTAAAATTGATCAATTCCAAAAAGCATTGGATGACAACAAAGGGATGAAAGAACGTGTTGAAGATCTTTTAATGAATGCCCAAATGGCTGAAGATGAGATTATGATGACGATGGACATTATGCAATATCAAGATATTCACCGCCAAAAAATTGAACGTGTTATCAATGTGATGCGTGCGCTTTCAAAATACATGAGTGCATTGTTTGAAGGCTCTAAAGATGATACCAATCGTGTTAGTTCCGCCGTACATATTCATGGTGACACAACAACAGAAGATGTTGTGAGCAATGAAGATATTGAAGCGTTGATCGCTAGTTTAGGAAAAAAATAG
- a CDS encoding histidinol-phosphatase yields MMIDLHNHTPLCHHAEGSIEEFVQAALLQKIDVFGFSDHAPMNFDEDYRMSFSQMADYERDVLHVKEKYQDQIKILLAYEVDFLQGYIDERVLKRNVDYFIGSVHYLGSWGFDNPEFIGEYRTKNIDEVWERYFEAITAMAKSGLFDIVGHLDLIKVFNYLPKKDVRMIAKEAIKAIKGANMAIELNAAGFRKPVGEQYPSHPLLELMAEHDIPITFGSDAHAVDHIGFLQDDLRAIAKNYGYKKCATFESRDRILVNF; encoded by the coding sequence ATGATGATTGATCTTCACAACCATACCCCTTTGTGTCACCATGCGGAAGGGAGTATAGAAGAGTTCGTGCAAGCGGCTCTGCTTCAAAAAATAGATGTTTTTGGCTTTTCAGATCATGCTCCCATGAACTTTGATGAAGACTACAGAATGAGCTTTTCACAAATGGCAGATTATGAGCGTGATGTTTTACATGTAAAAGAAAAGTACCAAGACCAAATCAAAATTCTACTGGCCTATGAAGTTGATTTCTTGCAAGGCTACATTGATGAGCGTGTGCTCAAGCGTAACGTTGATTATTTTATAGGCTCTGTGCATTATCTAGGTTCATGGGGATTTGACAATCCCGAATTTATTGGAGAGTACCGCACTAAAAATATTGATGAAGTGTGGGAGCGTTATTTTGAGGCGATTACGGCTATGGCAAAAAGTGGTTTATTTGATATCGTTGGCCATTTAGATCTCATAAAAGTCTTTAATTATTTACCCAAAAAAGATGTGAGGATGATTGCAAAAGAGGCTATTAAGGCTATCAAAGGCGCCAATATGGCAATCGAACTCAACGCTGCTGGCTTTCGTAAACCAGTGGGAGAGCAATACCCAAGTCATCCACTATTAGAGTTGATGGCAGAGCATGATATTCCAATCACCTTTGGCTCAGATGCCCATGCAGTCGATCATATTGGTTTTTTACAAGATGACCTTAGAGCGATTGCAAAAAACTATGGGTATAAAAAATGTGCAACTTTTGAAAGTAGAGATCGAATATTGGTTAATTTTTAA
- the glnA gene encoding type I glutamate--ammonia ligase translates to MGKFVNSVEEFFKYTTDNEVEFVDFRFTDMKGTWHHLTYTIESISAESFTNGIPFDGSSIDAWQPINKSDMLLKPEAETAFLDPFTADSTVVVFCDVFDIYKGELYEKCPRSIAKKTLKYLAETGLGDVAYFGPENEFFVFDDVKIRDDINCSYYEVDSEEGTWNSAKSFTDGYNTGHRPGTKGGYFPVQPIDSMVDLRAEMVQTLKQIGLEVFVVHHEVAQAQGEIGVKFGSLVEAADNVQKYKYVVKMVAHLNGKTATFMPKPLYGDNGNGMHVHQSIWKNGKNMFFKEGEYANLSDMARWYIGGVLKHARSVAAFTNPSTNSYKRLIPGFEAPSILTYSMQNRSASCRIPYGAGEKSVRVEMRFPDSTSCPYLAFASMLLAGIDGIKTKAEPVGPMDEDLFELTLDEIREKGINQMPHTLRGSLEALIRDNDYLKPVMTPEFLDTYQHYKFETQVWPDEARPTAFEFKTMYSC, encoded by the coding sequence ATGGGTAAATTCGTTAACAGTGTTGAAGAGTTTTTCAAATACACTACTGACAATGAAGTTGAATTTGTCGATTTTCGTTTCACTGATATGAAAGGAACATGGCATCACCTTACATACACTATTGAATCCATTAGTGCTGAATCTTTCACAAATGGTATCCCTTTCGATGGCTCATCCATTGATGCTTGGCAACCAATTAATAAATCTGACATGCTCCTTAAACCTGAGGCTGAAACAGCATTTTTAGATCCATTTACAGCTGATTCTACCGTTGTTGTTTTCTGTGATGTTTTTGACATCTATAAAGGTGAACTCTACGAGAAATGTCCAAGAAGTATTGCTAAAAAAACATTAAAATACCTTGCTGAAACAGGTTTGGGTGATGTCGCTTACTTTGGTCCAGAAAATGAATTTTTCGTATTTGATGATGTCAAAATCAGAGACGACATTAACTGTTCATACTATGAAGTAGACTCTGAAGAAGGTACTTGGAATAGCGCAAAAAGTTTCACTGATGGCTATAACACAGGTCACCGTCCAGGTACAAAAGGTGGATATTTTCCTGTTCAGCCCATCGACTCTATGGTAGATTTACGTGCTGAAATGGTACAAACCCTTAAACAAATTGGTCTTGAAGTCTTCGTTGTACATCATGAAGTTGCTCAAGCACAAGGAGAAATCGGCGTTAAATTTGGTTCTCTTGTTGAAGCAGCCGATAACGTTCAAAAATACAAATATGTTGTTAAAATGGTAGCTCACCTCAATGGTAAAACAGCAACCTTTATGCCTAAACCACTTTACGGTGACAATGGTAACGGTATGCACGTTCACCAATCTATCTGGAAAAATGGTAAAAACATGTTCTTTAAAGAAGGCGAATATGCAAACCTTAGCGACATGGCACGTTGGTACATTGGCGGTGTCTTGAAACATGCACGAAGCGTTGCCGCTTTTACTAACCCATCAACAAACTCATACAAAAGACTTATCCCAGGATTTGAAGCACCTTCAATCCTTACGTACTCTATGCAAAACCGTTCAGCATCTTGCCGTATCCCTTACGGTGCAGGTGAAAAATCTGTTCGTGTTGAGATGCGTTTCCCAGATTCAACTTCATGCCCATACCTTGCATTTGCTTCTATGCTTCTTGCAGGCATTGACGGTATCAAAACCAAAGCTGAGCCTGTTGGTCCAATGGATGAAGACTTGTTTGAGCTTACACTCGATGAAATTAGAGAAAAAGGTATCAACCAAATGCCTCATACCTTAAGAGGTTCACTTGAAGCGTTAATTCGTGACAATGACTATCTTAAACCTGTTATGACTCCAGAATTTTTGGATACCTACCAACACTATAAATTTGAAACTCAAGTTTGGCCAGATGAGGCTAGACCTACAGCGTTCGAATTTAAAACAATGTACTCTTGCTAG
- a CDS encoding penicillin-binding protein 1A: MKYIITILTMIAFAALMALIFLYAQIRFDAYKIIDYAPKLTTQIYDRNGELIANLFDDENRLYVDYKNIPPRLIEALVATEDTSFFEHSGINLEAIFRALVKDIHAMKMVEGASTITQQLIKNTVLSRQKTLTRKVNEAILAYTVESSLTKEQILERYFNHVYFGHGYYGVKTAAHGYFNKTLDALTLKEIAILVGLPKAPSSYDPTKHMDLSLSRANQVVNRMYALGWISEAEYTKSTLEHPMVYDETLTRNRAPYVVDEVIKSLSTEYDDIKKGGYQIYLTIDLKLQHLAHESLKVGYNGMVSRMGKDANASDLNGAMVVMENGTGNILALVGGIDYAKSSFNRATQSKRQPGSSFKPFLYQKALDWGYSPLSEIPDISRTYVNSETDEEWKPKNYENDFEGLITLKEALVHSRNLATINLLSLLGLDSVYKELKKDGFKNLSMDLSLALGSFGISPLEYSGFYSMFANYGVRTEPMLVKKIINRQGVEKVYETKTQTMTSPKQSYLMIDMMKEVVKRGTGRNAQVPGIEIAGKTGTTNSSVDAWFCGFSPDIEVITWFGNDNNSPLKKGETGGRSAAPAFKYFMTKYVELHPETTREFKIPEGVESRKIDGTTEFFTDVSPFPKTNNVKQLKEDSGLMF; the protein is encoded by the coding sequence GTGAAATATATTATAACAATTTTGACGATGATTGCATTTGCAGCTTTGATGGCACTTATTTTTTTATACGCACAAATCAGGTTTGATGCCTATAAAATTATTGATTATGCACCAAAATTAACCACACAGATTTATGATAGAAATGGTGAACTCATTGCCAATCTTTTTGATGATGAAAATAGGTTATATGTGGACTATAAAAATATTCCTCCACGTTTGATCGAAGCATTAGTTGCCACCGAAGATACCTCATTTTTTGAGCACAGTGGTATTAATCTTGAGGCTATTTTTAGAGCACTTGTAAAAGATATTCATGCCATGAAAATGGTCGAAGGTGCAAGTACCATTACACAACAGTTGATTAAAAATACGGTTCTCAGTCGTCAAAAGACGTTAACGCGAAAAGTCAATGAAGCTATTTTGGCATATACCGTAGAATCTTCTTTAACCAAAGAGCAGATTTTGGAGCGTTACTTTAATCATGTTTATTTTGGGCATGGCTACTATGGTGTTAAAACAGCGGCACATGGTTATTTCAATAAAACTCTTGATGCTCTTACCCTTAAAGAAATCGCCATTCTTGTAGGACTTCCTAAAGCTCCTAGCTCTTACGATCCGACAAAACATATGGATCTTTCGTTGAGCCGTGCCAATCAGGTTGTCAATCGTATGTATGCCTTAGGTTGGATCAGTGAGGCTGAGTATACGAAATCAACACTAGAGCATCCAATGGTGTATGATGAGACACTCACACGAAATCGTGCGCCTTATGTTGTGGATGAAGTTATTAAAAGCTTAAGTACAGAGTATGATGATATTAAAAAAGGTGGTTATCAAATTTATTTGACGATTGACTTAAAACTTCAGCATTTAGCGCATGAGTCGCTCAAAGTAGGTTACAATGGCATGGTTTCACGAATGGGTAAAGATGCCAATGCTTCGGATCTTAACGGTGCGATGGTGGTTATGGAAAATGGTACGGGCAATATCCTAGCCCTTGTGGGGGGGATTGATTATGCGAAAAGCAGTTTTAACCGTGCCACCCAAAGTAAACGCCAACCCGGTTCAAGTTTTAAACCGTTCTTGTACCAAAAAGCGTTGGATTGGGGATACTCTCCTCTGTCTGAAATTCCAGATATTTCACGAACCTATGTCAATAGCGAAACCGATGAAGAGTGGAAACCTAAAAACTATGAAAATGATTTTGAAGGACTGATAACCCTTAAAGAGGCATTGGTTCATTCACGCAACCTTGCAACCATCAACCTTTTATCGCTTTTGGGATTGGATAGTGTGTATAAAGAACTCAAAAAAGATGGTTTTAAAAATCTCTCCATGGACCTCTCTTTAGCGCTAGGAAGTTTTGGAATCTCTCCCCTAGAGTACAGTGGTTTTTATTCAATGTTTGCAAATTATGGTGTAAGAACAGAGCCAATGTTGGTTAAAAAAATCATTAATCGTCAAGGTGTAGAAAAAGTTTATGAAACCAAAACACAAACAATGACTTCTCCAAAGCAGAGCTATTTGATGATTGATATGATGAAAGAGGTTGTCAAACGAGGAACGGGTAGAAATGCACAAGTGCCTGGTATTGAAATTGCAGGTAAAACAGGAACAACCAACAGCAGTGTGGATGCCTGGTTCTGTGGTTTTTCTCCTGATATTGAAGTGATCACTTGGTTTGGAAATGACAATAACTCCCCACTCAAAAAGGGTGAAACAGGTGGTCGCTCAGCTGCGCCAGCCTTTAAATACTTTATGACAAAATATGTGGAACTTCATCCAGAAACAACACGTGAATTTAAAATACCAGAAGGCGTTGAGTCTCGTAAAATTGATGGAACAACAGAGTTCTTTACCGACGTCTCACCTTTCCCAAAAACCAATAATGTCAAACAACTCAAAGAAGATAGTGGGTTGATGTTCTAG
- a CDS encoding ATP-binding cassette domain-containing protein: MSFTCKQLLIKSKVKTLLDVSFSFEKSFALIGESGSGKSLTLKALLGMLPQELDASLEYNASYELHRGESIAFVPQNPFTALSPLTKISQQFMVSEEIAEKYLKMVELDIAFLDRFPSELSGGQLQRLIIAMALSLKPRLLLLDEPTTALDEESKTTVLELISRLQKECEFDLLFVTHDISTIEHLCDNVGIIQQGKIVESGLTKNILQDPKEAYTKQLLESGFRQRSFRT, encoded by the coding sequence TTGAGCTTTACATGTAAACAGCTTCTCATCAAAAGTAAAGTGAAAACACTGCTTGATGTGAGCTTTTCTTTTGAAAAGTCGTTTGCATTGATTGGCGAGAGCGGCAGTGGAAAAAGTTTGACACTCAAAGCGCTCTTAGGGATGTTACCTCAAGAATTGGATGCATCGCTTGAGTATAATGCTTCATATGAACTGCATCGAGGTGAAAGCATCGCTTTTGTACCGCAAAATCCTTTTACGGCACTCTCTCCTTTGACAAAAATTAGTCAACAGTTTATGGTAAGCGAAGAAATTGCAGAGAAATACCTGAAAATGGTAGAACTAGATATTGCCTTTTTAGATCGTTTTCCCTCTGAACTGAGCGGTGGACAGTTACAACGTCTTATTATTGCGATGGCGCTGTCGCTAAAACCTAGACTTTTACTCTTGGATGAGCCGACAACGGCGCTGGATGAAGAGAGTAAAACAACGGTTTTGGAGCTGATTTCAAGGCTTCAAAAAGAGTGTGAATTTGATCTACTGTTTGTAACGCACGATATTAGTACCATTGAGCATTTATGCGATAATGTTGGCATTATTCAGCAAGGGAAAATCGTTGAGAGCGGTTTGACCAAAAATATTTTACAGGACCCAAAAGAGGCGTATACGAAGCAACTTTTAGAGTCTGGATTTAGACAAAGGAGTTTTAGAACGTGA
- a CDS encoding aminotransferase class I/II-fold pyridoxal phosphate-dependent enzyme, producing the protein MYHNELQAITKANRYRSRKLYDDDLADFSSNDYLGFAENKTLFEHAVAQVSQYKTHAPKASILVNGYHPIHEEFEAFLIKHNGFEAALVCGSGFLANFSLIEALPRKRDLLILDEEYHASGMVASKTVDAEVLLFKHNDANHLESLINTHNHNRIIIAVEGIYSMSGDLLNPDIFEIADRYNALLIVDEAHSVGVVGEHLRGVFDLYNIAPKANHIKMGTLGKALGSYGAYILCSEHISEFLQNRAKAIIYTTAPSLFDISLGYQGLVYISKNQASLKVEIAKRQAVVKTVLGVNIKGLICSYPLSEGADALSIQQKLIEEGFLVGAIRPPTVPKPILRLIPRLGESVEKLETLCSLIQKGSF; encoded by the coding sequence ATGTATCACAACGAACTGCAAGCCATCACCAAAGCCAATCGCTACCGAAGCCGTAAGCTTTATGATGACGATTTGGCGGATTTTAGCTCGAACGATTATCTCGGCTTTGCTGAAAATAAAACCCTTTTTGAACATGCCGTAGCGCAAGTTTCTCAGTATAAAACGCATGCTCCAAAAGCTTCCATTTTAGTCAATGGCTATCATCCCATTCATGAAGAATTTGAAGCGTTTTTAATTAAACATAACGGTTTTGAAGCCGCCCTGGTGTGCGGGAGTGGTTTTTTAGCCAATTTTTCGTTGATTGAGGCGTTACCGCGCAAACGAGATCTTTTAATTTTGGATGAAGAGTATCACGCCAGTGGTATGGTCGCCTCTAAAACGGTGGATGCTGAGGTGTTGCTTTTTAAACACAATGATGCGAATCATCTGGAGAGTTTGATCAATACACACAATCATAACCGTATTATTATTGCCGTTGAAGGCATTTACTCAATGAGTGGCGATCTTCTCAATCCTGATATTTTTGAGATAGCGGATCGTTACAATGCGCTTTTGATTGTGGATGAAGCGCACAGTGTGGGTGTTGTGGGTGAGCATCTTCGAGGTGTGTTTGATCTTTACAACATTGCACCCAAAGCCAACCATATCAAAATGGGCACACTGGGAAAAGCTTTGGGAAGTTATGGTGCGTATATTTTATGCTCCGAACACATCAGCGAATTTTTACAAAATCGTGCTAAAGCAATTATTTATACTACCGCTCCTTCATTGTTCGATATTTCCTTGGGCTACCAAGGGTTAGTGTACATTTCCAAAAATCAAGCAAGCTTGAAAGTTGAAATAGCCAAACGTCAAGCTGTTGTGAAAACGGTATTGGGCGTGAATATTAAAGGGTTGATCTGCTCATATCCATTGAGCGAAGGTGCCGATGCCCTAAGTATTCAACAAAAATTGATAGAAGAGGGCTTTTTAGTGGGAGCGATTCGACCTCCTACGGTTCCAAAACCTATTTTGCGTCTGATCCCACGCCTTGGTGAGAGTGTAGAAAAGTTAGAAACGTTGTGCTCTCTGATCCAAAAGGGGAGCTTTTGA
- the maf gene encoding septum formation inhibitor Maf has product MQTIVLGSTSITRAELLSKFGVPFIQRDAGFDEESLRISDPSHFVYHATKGKMQSYLEKYDLEMPVLCADTVVTANGQILRKAKDRADAKRILEAQSGNTVSILSCMIYKSKTIELIDLSTTDYLFLPFDTKALHDYLESDEWQGKAGACMVEGFCKSYIKEVVGLESTAMGLSVEKLLPFLTK; this is encoded by the coding sequence ATGCAAACGATCGTTTTAGGCTCCACTTCTATCACGAGAGCAGAACTGCTGAGCAAATTTGGAGTTCCGTTCATTCAACGAGATGCTGGCTTTGATGAAGAGAGCCTTCGCATCAGTGATCCTTCGCATTTTGTCTACCATGCGACCAAGGGAAAAATGCAGAGTTACCTTGAAAAATACGACTTGGAAATGCCTGTCTTGTGTGCCGATACGGTTGTAACTGCCAATGGGCAAATCCTTCGTAAAGCCAAAGACAGAGCCGATGCCAAACGTATTTTAGAAGCGCAAAGTGGCAATACGGTGAGCATCCTCAGTTGTATGATCTATAAATCCAAAACGATTGAACTTATTGATCTCTCAACCACCGATTATCTTTTTTTACCTTTTGATACCAAAGCATTGCATGATTATTTAGAGAGTGATGAATGGCAGGGAAAAGCGGGCGCATGTATGGTGGAAGGATTTTGTAAATCATATATTAAAGAAGTGGTCGGATTAGAGAGTACCGCTATGGGGCTGAGCGTTGAGAAGCTTCTGCCTTTTTTGACCAAGTAA